The following are encoded together in the Mycobacteriales bacterium genome:
- a CDS encoding helix-turn-helix domain-containing protein, producing the protein MEATDERMWTPDDVSAFLQVPVQTLYQWRRKGFGPQARKVGKHLRWKPDNVRTWFEDLDA; encoded by the coding sequence ATGGAAGCGACAGACGAGCGCATGTGGACGCCGGACGACGTGTCCGCGTTCCTCCAGGTCCCCGTGCAGACGCTCTACCAGTGGCGGCGCAAGGGGTTCGGCCCGCAGGCACGGAAGGTCGGCAAGCACCTGCGCTGGAAGCCGGACAACGTCCGCACCTGGTTCGAGGACTTGGACGCCTGA